A stretch of DNA from Ranitomeya variabilis isolate aRanVar5 chromosome 1, aRanVar5.hap1, whole genome shotgun sequence:
TTGACCTTATAGTTTCCTACCCATACCCTACAATAGGCCTATTATCACCCCTGCCTgtttgtggaggttggcaccctaagaaacgattttttggcgcccccactcaccgtggacTGTCCCTCACTCCCCTATGATGACCCTACCAATATAGGTGGAAAAACAATGTAATAAAGAGAGCAGAGATTAAAAACACCCCGATGTCAGCTATCATTATGGCATCCGGCATCTTGAATATCCATACTACTCCCTGATGAACCGTgacaacggggaaacgcgtcgggttgTTTCCAACTCATGCTAAGTCACACTCTTTATTTTTCTATTGTGTATCTGTTTACAGGAAAGTTTGGCCGTGTCGATATCTGACAGGCAAACTATGTTGTGTGCTTTGGAACATTTTGGACATGTTGTTGGTTAAGATTTGATATTATCTACCGTATGTTGGCTCTACAAGATTCCTGCAGGGGATTTGTATAATGTAACATATCTTTTTATCATCTCTGCTCTCtattatattgttttcccacctatattggTAGGGTCATCATACGGGAGTGAGGGACAGTCTACAGTTAGTGGGGGCACCAAAAAattgtttcttagggtgccaacctccacagccaggcaggggtGATAATAGGCCTATTGTAGGGTCTTGGTAAGCAACTTTTAGGTCAATTGTATTTCTGGTATTTTACCAATGATTTCACTGGGCTGGTGTTTTTTAGAAATTGGATATTAAAGgctgtttttaaagggaatttatGTTAACGTATGATTTAGGATTTCCTTTACCCATCTGATTTGGTACGACTGTTACACAATCCCCACATGTTGCGGCTGTCTAGCAGACGCAAATGATGCAGCCACAGAGACTcagacataatatacgagcacgcccacatAACGCgcaagcatgcttggataaggcTAGTTTCATACTAGCGTTCcatagggctgcggacttcctcagtgaagccccgcccactgtcgcacctcttcattcagctccgcctacggctgcatgcaaaccctatctttaacattgggtactcaggccatgcggatgccgccgcatgcgtcgttttgaaattgcaactcgttgcgttcggcgcaggtcgtcgcaccgtcaaaatgatgcatgcggaggcatccgcatggcctgcgtacccaatgttaaagatagggtatgcatgcAGCCGtatgcggagctgaatgaagagatgcggcagtgggcggggcttcacggaggaagtccgcagccctgctgaacgctagtgtgaaactagcctaagacattatctgagcacattcgctcttcACTAATAGCAGGGCTGCCCTGCAATGTGTGCAGAAttgatctgctatgagcgccggccactgGGCAGTGTTCATAGAGCGGCAATGATCACCACAGGGGTCTCCTACAGACCCCGTGATGTGATGACAGGGGTgccaatgggcgggattagtgacacgcttccgaTGGGCCATGCTAAACGACCGACAGCGGTATTAAACATGTTAActgccatgggtggatcgcgattccacccgtggctttaaccccttcccgacctgtgacacagcgtatgcgtcatgaaagtcggtgccaatccgacctgtgacgcatatgctgtgtcacagaatgatcgcgtccctgcagatcgggtgaaggggttaactcctatttcacccgatctgcagggagagggggagttgtacttcagcccaggggggggtggcttcaccccccccgtggctacgatcgctgattggctgttgaaagtgaaactgccaatcagagcgatttgtaatatttcacctatgaaaatggtgaaatattacaatccagccatggccgatgctgcaatagcatctgccatggctggagaccccgatctgcccccaccccaccccaccgatcgcctccccagtcgtcctttttgccccgatctccgttccgctcccctcctccctcatgtcggctcccccggtcctcctgtccgctccccaggtcctccgatccccccccgtgttccggtcccacccccccatacttacctagctccgatgtccctcccggtgtccggccgtctgcttcatgggcgccgccatcttggaaaatggcgggcgcatgcgcagtgcgcccgccgaatctgccagccggcagattcgttcctgcacattttgatcgctgtgataagttctatcacagcgatcaaaataaaaaaaatagtaaataaatcaccccctttatcacccccataggtagggacaataataaaatacagaaaatataattatttttgtttttccattagggttaggggtagggttgcacttagggttgcacttagggctagggttgcacttagggctagggttgcacttagggctaggattagaattagggttagaattagggttagaattagggttggaattaagctatgtgcacacggtgcggatttggctgcggatccgcagcggattggtcgctgcggattcgtatcagttttccatcacgtttacagtaccacgtaaacctatggaaaaccaaatccgctgtgcccatggtgcggaaaatacagcgcggaaacgctgcgttgtattttccgcagcatgtcaattctttgtgcaattccgcagcgttttacacctgctccataatccgcaagtgaaatccacacaaaaaacactggaaatccgcggtaaatccacagctaaagcgcagtgcgttttacctgcagattttgcaaaaactgcggaaaaatccacacaaatccgcaatgtgagcacatagccttagggttggaattaggggtaagactagggttaggggtgtgttggggttacggttgtggttagggttgggattagagttaggggtgtgttggggttagtgttggagttagaattgaggggtttccactttttaggcacatcagggggtctccaaacgcgacacggcgccaccattgattccagccaatcttgcgttgaaaaagtaaaatggtgctctctcccttccgagccccgacgtgtgcccaaacagtgctttacccccacatatggggtatcaccgtactcaggagaaactggacaacaactcttggggtcaaatttctcctgttacccttgggaaaataaaaaaatcagggctaaaaaaatttttgggaggaaagaaaacatatttattattttcacggctctgcgttataaacttctgtgaagcacttaggggttcaaagtgctcaccacacatctagataagttcccttgggggtttagtttccaaaatggggtcacttgtggggggtttctactgtttaggcacatcaggggctctgcaaacgcaacgtgatgcccgcagagcattccatcaaagtctgcatttcaaaacatcactacttcacttccaagccccggcatgtgcccaaacagtggtttacccccacatatggggtatcaccgtactcaggagaaactggacaacaactattggggtcaaatttcccctgttacccttgggaaaataaaaaattcagggctaaaaaaatttttttgagaaaagaaaaattattttttattttcatggctctgcgttataaacttctgtgaagcacttgggggttcaaagtgctcaccacacatctagattagttccttgggaggtctagtttccaaaatggggtcacttatggggaagctccaatgtttaggcacacaggggctctccaaacgcgacatggtgtccgctaatgattggagctaattttccattcaaaaagacaaatggcgtgccttcccttccaagccctgccgtgcacccaaacagtggtttacccccacatatggggtatcatcgtactcaggacaaactgcacaacaacatttggggtccaatttctcctgttacccttgggaaaataaaaaattctgggctaaaaatcatttttgaggaaagaaaaattattttttattttcacggctctgcgttataaacttctgtgaagcacttgttggtttaaagtgctcactatgcatctagataagttccttggggggtctagtttccaaaatggggtcacttgtgggggagctccaatgtttaggcacacaggggctctccaaacgcgacatggtgtccgctaacgattggagctacttttccattcaaaaagtcaaatggcgcgccttcccttccgagccttgccatgcgcccaaacagtggtttacccccacatatgaggtatcggcatactcaggagaaattgcccaacaaattttaggatccattttatcctgtcgcccatgtgaaaattaaaaaaattgaggctaaaagaatttttttgtgaaaaaaaagtactttttcatttttacggatcaatttgtgaagcacctgggggtttaaagtgctcactatgcatctagataagttccttggggcgtctagtttccaaaatggggtcacttgtgggggagctccaatgtttaggcacacgggggctctccaaacgcgacatggtgtccgctaaagattggagccaatttttcattcaaaaagtcaaatggcgctccttcccttccgagttctgccgtgcgcccaaacagtggtttacccccacatatgaggtatcagcgtactcagaacaaattggacaacaactttcgttgtccagtttctccttttacacttgggaaaataaaaaaattgttgctaaaagatcatttttgtgactaaaaagttaaatgttcattttttccttccatgttgcttctgctgctgtgaaacacctgaagggttaataaacttcttgaatgtggttttgagcaccttgaggggtgcagtttttagaatggtgtcacttttgggtattttcagccatatagaaccctcaaattgacttcaaatgtgaggtggtccctaaaaaaatggttttgtaaattttgttgtaaaaatgagaaatcactggtcaaattttaacccttataacttcctagcaaaaaaaaatgttgtttccaaaattgtgctgatgtaaagtagacatgtgggaaatgttatttattaactattttgtgtcacataactctctggtttaacagaataaaaattcaaaatgtgaaaattgcgaaattttcaaaattttcgccaagtttccatttttttcacaaataaacgcagaaattatcgacctaaatttaccactaacatgaagcccaatatgtcacgaaaaaacaatctcagaatcgctaggatccgttgaagcgttcccgagttattacctcataaagggacactggtcagaattgcaaaaaacggcaaggtcattaaggccaaaataggctgggtcatgaaggggttaaggggcacaTGCCACCTGATGAATTCAGTTGTCAAGTGCTGGAAAACATACGGGCTTAGTGGCAGAGCCTGCATCAAACGGGGAGGCGACCTATGGTGTATATATAGGtcataggtcgtaaaggggttaacgcatcattctagcagggttttttttattgcagcgctggagttgtGCTACTAAAAAAGTTCCTGCACCTAGTCTTACATTCAGCAGCCGCTGTCTTCACCTTTTTTTTGGCACTTCTccagtccaccaccaccaccatcttgcGACCgaaacttctgactgaccagaagtcagaggtaacggtcacatgctctgaatttaaagggaacctgtcaaccccaaaatcgaaggtgagctaagcccaccagcatcaggggcttatctacagcattctggaatgctgtagataagcccccgatgtatcctgaaagatgagaaaaagaggttagattatactcacctgggcgggcggtcagatccgatgggcgtcgcggtccagggcctcccatcttcataagaggatgtcatcctgtcttcacgctgcggctccggagtagtgatgggcagtccggctctttttggtgatccggctctcatggctccgctcaccaaaaagagccggctctttcggctcacaaaacggctctttttggatcctaaatggatccctattgaatatctgTTCGGGCGTCCGAAACTCCACCCACCTAccacagaaactccgcccacttcttagagacaattaaattgaagagtgggcggggttttgctcaggtgggcggagttacacatgccgaagcccgggattttacgcccagtgagagccattcaggaattttagtggctctcactggcgtgccggctcccatcgttcacagcagggagccggctctttgtgtcggctcgttcgcgaacgacacatcactactccggagtactttgtctgtcctgttgagggcagagcatagtactgcagtgtgcaggcaccgggactctctgaccttttccggcgcctgcgcactgcagtactttgctctgccctcaacagggaagacaaagtacgcctgcgccggagcgtgaagacaagaagaggacgtcatcgtaagaagatgggaggccccggatcgtgacgcccattggaccggaccgcccaccctggtgagtgtaatctaacctctttttctcctccttcaggtaacatcgggggcttgtctacagcattacagaatgctgtagataagctcctgatgccggtgggcttaggtcaccttcgattttgggggtgacaggttccctttaagtttctgAGATCCTTGTTCTGGCTTTCTTACACATAGATTGAGGAGTGACCTCTGGATCACCCAGCAAATACTGGAGCGATCTGGCAGGTCACACCCCGCAGGAGATGACCAAAGCAGATGACAATGGCGGTGGGTAAGTACACAGTTTAGATTaatggcaccactccagcgctgcaataaaagaaaaaacacGCTGGAGTGCTGCTTTACTGGCAGTGTCTGAATGGCACCATGAATGAGAACAAGATATTCTCTGATCagtttttagcacagatgtgtgtatGGATCACTTACACTATGAGTCCATGTGTcgcccaaggaaaaaaaaaaaaacagaacatggCCATCACACAAATCTGGGAATGTAACCCAAGGATGGGTTCAGACGAGAATATGAAAGAAAACCGTGTAGCCCCAGCCTAGTAGTGCAATACAATTTTAGGATTGTGGCAGCACATTACAGTTAGCGGGACTAGTCCTAGAGGCATGTGCTAAGTGCAGACAAGAGCGGTACATCAAGCGGTTATGACACCCACAGAGGTGTGACCGTCCCGCCACCGCCTACTGATGTCCTGCCAGTGTGTGATTATAGCTGTGACTTTGGGCATACAGTGACATTCTGCTTACATGTCACTACCATGGCGTTCCATTGAGCACACCTGAAGTCTGCAGCAGGCATGGTAGCACAGTACTGCGGCTTGTGGCGGCTCAGCACTGCATCGTGTCTGCTGTGAGCGCGCACAGGGACGCTTCGTGGATGCACAGTGTGACACCATGGCAGCGCCACATAAGCAGAAGGTCACTGGGCGCACTGGGGTCACAACCAATACCACAAGTGAGGGGGCAGAGGGCACTGCAGAGACACCGCTGGGGCCTGCTATCAGCTGGTGGGACTGCTCCGCACAACACCTCCTGGACTACAGCAGCCAAGACCTGGCTCCCTGACACTGGGGTGCGGCTGCACTGGGAACTCCGAACGTTGGGAGAGCTAGAAATCAGTACATGACAACGCAATGCTCCGTGTACTGGAGGTACATTTTAATGGCAGGTCCCCTTTAAATAACATTTCACCTAGAAATGCCATCACACGCCTGTGGTAAATATCGCAAGGCTCTGTGCACACCCGTGTGTAACCGTAGTGCCGTGTGCGGTGCCGAGCACAGGACACAATGGCCATGCAGGCAGGCACACCATAAGGAAGCACAGACAGTGAGGAAGAGGATGGCCCACACCGGGCTCTCACCGTGGCCTTGCTGATAGCGAACACCGCCTCCTGACTGGCCAGAGACACATCCGGGTCCGACTTCATCAGCGACTTTATCCGAGACATTGGGAGTTTCGCTAGCTTCTGCGAGGCCACTGGCTGCACTGGCGCCGCTGTGTTCTCGGGGTGTCCGCTGCTCTCAGGAGCCTCAGgctgagcggcgccgcccgccatcaCCTCCTCCTCAGAGGCCATGGAGAGAAGCAGCAAACACAGCAGCGCGCAGCTCGGAGGAGCGCGGGAAAGTATCACGTGACCATGTAATCGGCCGGTAGTGAGGAAGGTTTCCTAGTGGTGACATCCGGGTCCTCAGCACTGCAGTGTACTGTTACAGCCCGTCCTGCACTGTCAGGTGTCACCAAGTGGTACCAGACACCTACCTGCTGGCGATGTCTGTTGTGTACACGGAGTGCTGCCATGTTTGTTCTAGGTCCCCGGAATTCTGTTCTTATGGGCTTGAGAAATGCAttgctacttaaagggaacctgtcaccaggtttcacCACAAGACGGTGCTCATAACGGTTCAGCAATGATAACaacggggtctcctgcagaccccgaggTGTCATGCCAACCCGTTAgtgacctgtgatcatgtgacGGGTGCATCCGATttgcgtgagttaaatgccgctgtcagattgaCCAGCATTTAACACGTTAGCTGCAGGAGGAtcccgattccacctgcggctgttaggggcacatgtcacctgatgaaatcaactgtcatgtcccagaaaaggtgcgggctctgGGGTAAGCAACCCATGACATACCTATATGTCATGGGTCATAAAAAGGATACTGtttatgcagcaccccaggtgactggttgctgcagtgatgttgcttttccttccgtaaggtcatgctcagaggcaatggagttctcttcaccaggtaaggcacacacatgcaacacattaggAATCCATGCCAGGAGGGGGAGTTCAGCACCCGGATCCAGGGGAGCTTCCCTGggctttatgtatcctgacctggaggaggagctagccagttggtccagggagaccaagcaagGCAGGTGTTCAGAGACActgaagtagaaggaagtctggaactcagtgcagacagagaggcctggcagccacgagggagctgcagcctctggaaggacagataacctggaagggttgaatgtggagtagccggaagggaaagagcacaggaaaggaacagagctcagaggggaactgtggcagggctccctcagagctgaagcacagtaccgggagcccgaggcttttgtgggactctaggacacagaacagaaccggagggcacaacactacacgttaactgcccgcaccacgcctgagacgcagcagcacctgaggagcccagggCATATTAGAGTCCTTGTAAAAAGGCTCaatctgcccgtcatgcaggtacctgtcttaggacaggggaaatagaggactctgcaggaagCTTCAGGGACCTCACATacagctagttggaaaggctcgcgGACCTCTACTGGGACAAAGGGACcttccattgcctctgagccggccggaccaccatcatccgtgcctggtaccctggactgtggccagcaacctacagtaaaccaggtaaagacttacagcttgtctcctccatttatttaccggttataccatccacgccctacaccataggacacctggggaccccgcttcacctgtgggaagtgtaacatctgtgctgccgcaacatccctcaggggaccccttcaatgcagcgtcggtcctactactgaccgaacgtcacaggtggcgtcacgacaaacttggaacattttcccctttaacgttgaggcccagggcctggaccgggtcgcagccaccgtgacatcccccttgcgaccggacccagtaccgagtaccccactgtcctgtgGGCGACTCATTTACATTTTctaaaacaaaatgtttttttaatgacttaaaatatgaaaaataataaaaaactttgatatttttaaacactagggggaatcTGTCTCGAGTACAGCCATCAGCCTGCCTACTGTGGTGGTCCGAAGTGTCTCCTCCGTCGGCTGCACTTTGCCACCACCCTGGACTGGGAGATGGCCGCTCACTGACAGTTCATAGTGCCAGTTTCCAATGAACAGGGTAACCCCTCCatctctttatcttaattctagtaTGAGATATGATAAAAATGTAGTCATATTAGCCCAAAATTCAGGCTTTTGAAATCTAGAAAAAATTAACTAATGAAGATAAAAATTTTAAacttattattttttattcactaATGTAGCACATCAAAAAATATCCTAGAtgtcaggtaaaaaaaaattcagattttgatcacttgacatggaatgaccctataaTGGCCCCTCATCGTGCTCCATGGTGTAATGGGTCCACATAGTGCTCCGTAATATAATGGCAACACATAATGCGCCACAGTA
This window harbors:
- the POLE4 gene encoding DNA polymerase epsilon subunit 4, which produces MASEEEVMAGGAAQPEAPESSGHPENTAAPVQPVASQKLAKLPMSRIKSLMKSDPDVSLASQEAVFAISKATELFIEAIAKDAYVYAQRGKRKTLQRKDLDNAIDAFDEFAFLEGTLE